The following are from one region of the Salvia hispanica cultivar TCC Black 2014 chromosome 1, UniMelb_Shisp_WGS_1.0, whole genome shotgun sequence genome:
- the LOC125194772 gene encoding uncharacterized protein LOC125194772 produces MDRLPISRPNVVGAASCWGPPRPSTTFGSFQAEQTRPKVKMDPPRFDGTEVNNWIRGIQFYFDHVGTPEAERLHYVIMLFEPAIADWIWNYISSHEFVTWPEFLDDVRRRFDPQCYVSHVGLLKKLQTKVVGVPDHVLLDLYVAGLRQPIQDEVLLHHPASLAAAFAMALQLASCRGDTPSPQPAYGRRQWQPRDSRGQHQQQVTASQASPAPVNRATLSVPRPQDSVTTPIIRLSAAEKAEKRRLNLCFYCPEKWVTGHVCKSRLLAYVGVCEDEDDPVETTEDDSTDEVITADLSHLMAFEGDRQSKSLTLSGTIDTEPVEVLIDTGSSHDFLHPRVAEKLRLPLPEIRPFRVYVGNGASLLCSHMCKATRLSLQDTPFSIDLHVLPIHGPDVILGMEWLESLGRVTTDFVSKSVEFVKDDKLVVLSGALRAPTMLSLNSFATLMSHSSAFELYELIPAPPDAASGQPATAVEFPSDLPLAISDVLALHHEVFRLPVGLPPSRQFDHRIHLMPQSKPINVRPYRYPYFQKNEIERQVKEMLDQGVIQRSNSPFSSPVLLVRKKDGTFRFCIDYRALNKATVPDHFPIPTADELFDELGAARFFTKLDLRSGYHQIRMHEADAFKTAFRTHDGHFEFLVMPFGLTNAPSTFQSAMNCIFQPLLRKSVIVFFDDILVYSPTLETHCDHLDHVLSILKSRLFFVKLSKCSFCSTTVDYLGHLISEGQLKADPAKIEAMVAWPTPVSVRQLRGFLGLTGYYRRFIAHYAVIAGPLTDLLKKEAFSWSQAATDSFEALKRAMTAAPVLHLPDFSQTFVLETDASDFGIGAVLMQNGHPLAFFSKKLGPRRRSASTYHKELYAIVEAVQKWRQYLLGREFVIRSD; encoded by the coding sequence ATGGATCGTTTGCCTATTTCGCGTCCTAACGTGGTGGGTGCTGCATCGTGTTGGGGTCCTCCACGCCCATCCACGACGTTCGGGTCCTTCCAGGCAGAACAGACACGTCCGAAGGTCAAGATGGACCCACCGCGGTTCGACGGGACAGAGGTTAATAACTGGATTCGCGGtattcagttttattttgatcatgtGGGAACTCCGGAGGCGGAGCGTTTACACTATGTGATCATGTTATTCGAACCGGCAATCGCGGATTGGATATGGAACTATATCTCCAGCCATGAATTTGTAACGTGGCCAGAATTTTTGGATGATGTTCGACGACGCTTCGACCCCCAGTGCTACGTCAGCCACGTAGGCCTTCTCAAGAAATTACAGACTAAGGTTGTCGGTGTCCCTGACCACGTTTTACTTGATTTGTATGTTGCCGGACTGAGGCAACCGATACAGGACGAGGTCCTCCTACACCACCCCGCTTCCCTTGCGGCAGCCTTTGCTATGGCCTTGCAGCTGGCATCTTGCAGAGGGGACACTCCATCACCACAGCCCGCTTATGGTCGCCGCCAATGGCAACCTAGGGACTCCCGCGGTCAGCACCAGCAGCAGGTAACCGCCAGCCAGGCATCGCCGGCCCCGGTCAACCGTGCTACCCTATCCGTGCCACGCCCGCAGGATTCGGTCACTACACCGATTATTCGGCTTTCTGCAGCAGAGAAAGCGGAAAAACGCCGCTTGAACCTGTGTTTCTACTGTCCGGAGAAGTGGGTCACGGGTCACGTTTGCAAAAGTCGATTGTTGGCATATGTGGGTGTATGCGAGGACGAGGATGACCCTGTGGAGACGACGGAAGACGACAGTACGGATGAGGTCATCACAGCAGACCTTTCCCACTTAATGGCTTTTGAGGGTGATCGGCAATCAAAGTCCTTAACCCTCTCGGGGACGATTGACACGGAGCCAGTGGAGGTCCTGATTGATACCGGCAGCTCTCATGACTTCTTACATCCACGGGTGGCAGAGAAATTGCGCCTTCCCCTGCCTGAAATTCGACCTTTTCGGGTATATGTGGGGAACGGTGCCTCCTTATTGTGTTCTCATATGTGCAAGGCCACGCGCTTATCCCTGCAAGACACACCGTTCTCTATTGATCTACATGTCCTCCCGATTCATGGCCCTGATGTCATCCTGGGCATGGAGTGGTTGGAGTCTCTGGGCCGCGTGACGACGGACTTCGTTTCTAAATCAGTTGAGTTTGTAAAGGATGATAAATTGGTAGTCCTTTCGGGTGCATTGCGGGCGCCGACCATGCTGTCTTTAAACTCTTTCGCCACACTTATGTCGCATTCGTCAGCCTTTGAACTATATGAGCTGATTCCGGCTCCACCAGACGCCGCATCCGGGCAGCCGGCCACGGCAGTGGAATTTCCCTCGGATTTACCGCTGGCGATCAGCGACGTTTTGGCCCTACATCACGAGGTTTTTCGCCTTCCCGTCGGTCTACCACCGTCCAGACAGTTTGATCATCGTATCCATCTCATGCCGCAAAGCAAGCCGATTAATGTACGACCATACCGATACCCTTACTTCCAGAAGAATGAAATCGAACGGCAGGTCAAGGAGATGTTGGATCAGGGGGTGATTCAGCGGAGTAACAGCCCATTCTCGTCACCGGTTCTTTTGGTTCGCAAGAAGGATGGCACATTCCGTTTTTGTATCGATTACAGGGCCTTGAACAAAGCCACGGTGCCCGACCACTTCCCGATTCCAACGGCAGATGAGTTGTTTGATGAGTTGGGCGCAGCGCGATTTTTCACCAAATTGGACCTTCGTTCGGGCTACCATCAGATACGGATGCATGAGGCGGATGCGTTTAAAACGGCATTCCGAACACACGATGGACATTTTGAGTTCTTGGTAATGCCTTTCGGCCTAACTAATGCTCCATCTACATTTCAATCTGCGATGAACTGCATCTTTCAACCGCTTTTGCGGAAGTCGgtaattgtattttttgatgatattctCGTTTATAGCCCGACCTTGGAAACCCATTGTGACCACTTGGATCATGTTTTATCTATTCTGAAATCTCGCCTGTTTTTTGTGAAGTTGTCTAAATGCTCGTTTTGTAGCACCACTGTGGATTATTTGGGTCACCTGATTTCGGAAGGGCAGCTGAAGGCAGATCCTGCAAAGATAGAAGCGATGGTAGCGTGGCCTACGCCGGTCTCGGTGCGCCAGCTTCGTGGGTTTTTGGGTCTCACCGGCTACTATCGTCGTTTCATCGCACACTACGCGGTTATAGCCGGCCCGCTGACCGATCTCCTTAAAAAGGAGGCGTTCTCTTGGTCTCAGGCCGCGACGGATAGCTTCGAGGCGCTCAAGCGTGCGATGACGGCTGCCCCGGTTCTCCATCTTCCGGATTTTTCGCAGACCTTTGTCTTGGAGACCGATGCATCCGATTTTGGCATAGGTGCGGTTCTCATGCAAAACGGGCACCCACTGGCATTCTTCAGTAAGAAATTGGGACCTCGTCGCCGGAGCGCTTCGACTTATCATAAGGAGTTGTATGCGATAGTCGAGGCAGTCCAGAAGTGGCGCCAGTATCTACTGGGACGGGAATTCGTTATTAGAAGTGACTAG